Proteins encoded in a region of the Panicum hallii strain FIL2 chromosome 3, PHallii_v3.1, whole genome shotgun sequence genome:
- the LOC112887265 gene encoding 28 kDa heat- and acid-stable phosphoprotein-like — MAKGKFKHKPTGERTFSSPEEIAAGTSADRPRTFKKQGENDVYDRRGEPEQEEESEDFAKPKYKGTEGLIEIENPNLVKPKNIKPKDIDIGKTTDMSRREREELEKQQSHERYMKRQEQGKTEQARKDLERLTLIRQQRAEAAKKREEEKAAKEERKAEARK; from the exons ATGGCGAAGGGCAAGTTCAAGCACAAGCCCACGGGGGAGCGCACCTTCTCCTCCCCCGAGGAGATCG CGGCTGGTACTTCAGCAGACCGTCCAAGAACCTTTAAGAAG CAAGGTGAAAATGATGTCTATGATAGAAGGGGAGAACCAGAACAGGAAGAAGAATCTGAAGATTTTGCAAAACCC AAATACAAAGGTACAGAAGGTCTTATTGAGATTGAGAATCCAAACCTGGTGAAACCAAAGAACATAAAACCCAAAGACATTGAT ATTGGTAAGACAACTGACATGTCCAGGCGTGAAAG AGAGGAGCTTGAGAAACAGCAATCTCATGAGCGTTATATGAAGCGTCAGGAGCAAGGAAAAACAGAACAGGCTCGGAAAGATTTAG AGCGCCTTACTTTAATTCGGCAACAAAGAGCAGAAGCTGCAAAGAAGCGTGAAGAGGAAAAAGCTG CCAAAGAGGAGAGGAAGGCTGAAGCGCGCAAGTGA